CCAGGATTTTCTGCTACAGCTTGTTTAACAACATCTACAAAATCTTCAGTTAATTCATGTTTGCCCGCATAGTAAGTGCTTTTTGCTGTGCCAATCAACAGACAACGGCGCAGCATTTTCCAAATACCCGCATCAAACATATACCCGCCGGAACGCCCCTTAATCATCTCTGCTTCTCGTCCGGGGATAGGCTGATTTTGCGGTGTATTGGTCTGCTTTTTAGTAAAGAAATTGTAATTCATAGCTTCATCTCCCGGCCCTTGCGGGCAAAAATGAAAGGTGGCAGGGCAGGATTTGAACCTGCGACATCCGGCTTAAAAGGCGATAACCCTAATTCGTCGGCCTTTTCAGGCAAGGGGTGAACAAGGATGTTTTCGGTGCTCTACCAACTGAGCTACCTGCCACATAAGAATTAAAAATTCAAAATTCAAAATTAGGTTTTGGCGGGTGGGGCAGGAATTGAACCTGCAACCTTTGAATTAACGATAACCCTAGACTCGTCGGCTTTTTCAGGCAAGGTTGTGAACCAAGGACTATGGGTAATTAACCCGTTCACTGCTCTACCAGATTGAGCTACCCACCCAGATGAAAATTTCAAATTAGATTTTGGGTGATGGGGCGGGAATCGAACCCGCGATGCTCGTCTTGCAAACGATAACCCTCAATTCTTCGGCCTTTGCAGGCAAGAGGTGAATAAGGATATTAAGCGCCTTACCACTTGGCTACCCATCACATAACAATTCAAAATTCAAAATTCAAAATTAGGTTTGGGTGGCGGGGCGGGATTTGTAGACGCGAAGCGGCTTCCCGTAGGGTACCCGCGACCTCTCGAACCCAAATCGATAACCCTAATTCGTCGGCCTTTGCAGACAAGGGGTGAACAAGGATGTTTAGCGCTCTACCACTGAGCTACCCGCCACATAACAATTCAAAATTCAAAATGCAAAATTAGGTTTGGGTGGCGGGACAGGAATTGAACCTGCGACCTTCCCGATTATGAGTCGATAACCTTCATTCTTCGGCCTTTGCAGACAAGAGGTGAACAAAGATATTTTTGGCGCTCTACCACTGAGCTACCCGCCACATATAATTAAAAATTCAAAATGGAAAATTAGGTTTGGGTGTAGCGAAACAGGATTTTCACCTGCACCTCCAGAAGTTAAATCAAGGGTGTTTTTATTAATTTACGATAACCCTCGATATTGTCGGCCCTTGCGGGCAAGGTGGGCGCTCTGATATTTGAGCTATTCGCTACGATTGAAAGCTTACTCCTTCTAGAACATCGGTTTGTATTATTAATGTAGTATGCGTATTACGAGATGTCAAGAATCTAGGAAGCTAATTTTGCAATTGAGCTTCTAATCAAGAATTCTTTGTAATCTCTAGAGATTTCTAGAGATTTCAAGCGATATGTTAACTCTTATACTGAAGATAATAAGTATATCTAGATACTAACGATCATTTTTGCCCAGTCTGGCATTTTTGGCAAAAAATACTTTTTTCGGCAAAATCTTTGATTTGAAAGGAATACAGGCTTAATATTTGGCCAATTCTTCAGGCAGCTTACAGTGTATAAAAATTAGTAATGTTATATTTTTCCAACAATTTTGCCGTAAGTTTGCCAAAAGATACAAAAAAATGTCACAATTTTTGCCAAGATAATAATTATTTCTTTTCTAACAATTCACTTGGCAGCAATGAGCATGAGTGAAAAAACATTAGAAGGCAGCGGGAAGGCTTTTCTCGTTCTGCTTTTGCCCATCTCGTTTTTGATTATTTTCCTTGTTTCTACTTGGAAATTTTTGCTGGCTTTCATGCTGCTGCTTATTGGTTTCAATATTTGGCAGTGGCATCAATGGCAACAGTGGTGTCAGCAAGTTAATCCTATTTTCCATCGGCTGGTTCATGACGCTCAGGGTAGAGTGACACCAATGGACTTAGCTATGAGGGGTAATTTTTCTGGAACACTAGCTAAACGTTACCTAGATACTAAAGCCAGCGAATTTGGTGCGAGTCTTCTGAATTCTGAAGATGGAAGTCCGGTCTATTACTTTATGAATGCCACTATTTTAGGCAGCATACTTGATAGTAGTGAGCCTGTTAAAGAACTTCCTTCGCAGTCAGTTAGCAAAGCTGCTCCTGTATTACTGGCACCAACGCTACTACAGCCGGAACCAGAAGAAACAGAAGATGATGATGAATTATTGCCACCAGCAACTCATGAAGAAGTCAAAACACCTTTGGAAAAACAATTAGTTTTTGGCTCTCTGATTCAATCAGAACTAGCAAAAAGGCTGAATGTTTATTCCAGTACGGTGTATAAACGCCGCAATGACCCAGACTTTCCTGAATGGAGCCGCAGTCGCGATCCTGATGGTATTGCTTGGTCATTCTCCCGGAAAACTAAAGAGTTTTTCCCTTTGGAGGAAGATAAAAGTTAAACCTGGAAACTTGATTTTCCTAGCTTTTTGTCTAGAAAAAAGATCGCTAATCAGTTAACAGTGAACGTGAGGAGTTTCACATTTGAGATTTAAACTCCTGTTTGGAAGTTGTAAGTTTGAGTTGGAATTTATATTTCAACTCAAACTTTGAGAACTGCTGAATGTTTTTAATTTTTAGCTTTTGCTTCTAAACCTACAGCTGCATTAATTGAATTTAATCCGCTTTCTTCTAACTTAGAAAGTAAACCTGTGAGAATGCGGCGTACCATCATTGGGCCTTGGTAAATCCAGCCTGTATAGACTTGAATCAGACTAGCACCAGCAGTAATTTTTTCCCAGGCATCTTCTGGGGTAAAGATGCCGCCAACGCCGATAATTGGCAATTGTCCTTGAGTTTGTTGCCAGATAAACCGAATGACTTCGGTGGAACGATCGCGTAATGGTGCGCCGCTAATTCCACCAGCTTCTTCTTGCACAGTTTTGCCTGTTTGTGCGATTACCTGAGTTTTCAGCAGATCGCGGCGAATAGTGGTGTTAGTAGCAATTAACCCCGCCAACTGGTAGGTATTCGCCAAAGCAACAATATCAGCGATCGCTTCCCATTCTAAATCGGGGGCTATCTTGACAAAAATCGGCTTTTGTGTTTTATTGTCTTGTTGCAATAAATCCAAAATAGAGCCGAGCATGGCTGCATCTTGGAGCGATCGCAACCCTGGCGTATTTGGAGAAGACACATTAACTACAAAATAGTCTCCCAAGTCCTTAAGTAAACGAAAACTATTGAGGTAATCGTTTGCAGATGTTTCGAGGGGGGTTACTTTAGATTTACCTAAATTTATACCTATAGGAATTCGCTGGTTTAATTCTTGTTTCCCTTGTGCTAATCGTGCCGCCATTGCTGCTGCACCGCTATTATTAAAACCCATGCGGTTGAGGGCAGCTTTATCTAAAGGTAAACGAAACAAGCGGGGACGGGGATTTCCAGGTTGAGGAATATAGGTGACTGTGCCTAATTCTGCAAAGCCAAAACCAAGGCTTGACCAGATTTGGGCAGCAATGCCATCCTTATCAAACCCAGCTGCTAAACCTACAGGGTTGGGAAAGTTAATCCCAAAGAGATTTTGTTCTAAACGCGGATCGTATAAGCATAATGACTGCTGAAGCAGATGATTTACCCATCTAGCAGGGAGGCGATCGCTTTTTTGTGATAACCAACCAAGAGTGTTAATCGTCTTGTGGTGTAACCACTCTGGATCTGTTTTGAGCAGATTAAACAACAGCGGACTAATTGCTAATTGATAAATATCCATGCCAATTAAAGCTGCCAAAATATAGTATCTAGAGATATGTGGACATAGGGCATTTGTGATTGGGAATGGGGCATTGGTCAAGAGTCCAGAGTCAAAAGTCAATAGTTATTTCTTTCCTCCTCTGCTCCCCTTCGGGTGACGCTCCTTCGTCGCTCTAAGCGAAGCTATGCCGAAGGCTTTACGCTGCGCTAACGCCACTTTGCCATCGTGACGGGAACCGCCCGCCGAAGGATGCCCGAAGGTCTGTAGACGGCAAGTGGACTCACCTGCTTCCCTGCTCCCCTGCTTTTTCTCCCTCATCTCCCGTAATTTCGGATGCTAATTTTGAACGCAATTTAGTATCAGGGTGCTTTTCTGGGCATCTTATATATTACAAGTTATGTTGACTAATAATCAGATGGGGCCGCCAGAAAAACCTATAGCTGCTGAAAAACAGATAATTTCCTTGGGGCGTGTCCTCCAGAAACTCAGGGAAGAAGATAATGTTGAAGTTTTAATCGAGACTACTATTGCTTATATTAAAGAGCAATTTGACTACCAACTAATCTGGATTGCGCTTTACGATCGCCTGAATCATACATTGTCTGGCAAAGGTGGGATGACACCCAATCAAGACAGCAATTTTTTACAACAGCGATTAGTTCTTAGCCCTGGAGATTTATTAGAACAAGTTGTAATAGAACAGCGTCCCTTGGGCGTAGCAGATTTAAGAGATGAGCATCGAACTGAGAAATTACAGGAAGTAGCGAAAAAATTCCAAATTCAAGGAACTATTGTTTTACCAATTCGCTACAGAGACCGCTGTCTGGGTTTGGTATTACTAGGTTCGCAAAGCTGGGGCTATTTACTAGCTGGAGATGCCAAAGCAAGGCTGTTAGTGGTTTTAGCCGAACTAGGAGCGATACTTTATCAACATGAGATAGATTTGCAGCAAAAGCAAACCAAGCGAATTGAGGAGCCTTTGTTGCGATTGTTAGAAAACTTACGCTCCTTAAGTAGCCTGGATAAAAAACTAGAAGCAGTAGTAGAAGCAACTCATCAATTTGTTGCTCCATCCCGAACCAATATTTACTGGTTTGAACGTGAAGGACGCTACTTTTGGTGTCGGATGAACAATCAGTTGCTCAATCTCGGTCGCAACACTGGCCCCCAGCAACCAGCCGTGGGAATTTCCGTGCAGGACTTGAGCGAATTTTACTATGCTTTGGTAGTCAATCAAATTGTCTGGATTGGCGAGTCGCGGAGTTCGCTCAACAGTCATGTTACAGGTAAGCTACTACAACGCCTGCGGGTGCGATCGCTATTGGCAGCTCCCATCATCTGCCAAAAAGAATTGCTGGGTTTTCTCGCAGTAGAAGGCAATCAACCCCGTATCTGGACAGATGCAGATAAAAATTTCATCCAAGGTGCAGCGGGATTAATCTCTCTGGTGGCTCCTACTGAAAGCATGGAAAGTACCATCAAACAAATTCAAGCGGATGCCCAGTTAACTAGTCAAGTTGCTCAAGCTATCTATAGCGAGCATAACCTGCAAGAAGTACTGCGCATTTGTGCCCAGAGAGTTTTAGAGAGACTAGCTACTACCCGCTTTTTATTGTTGCGGTACGACCCCGACCAAAATCATTATCAAATTCTCCACCAAAGCCAAATTCAGAATCGCCGATCTTTGTCATTTACCCTCAATGCTCTTAAAGATTTGGATAGACAGCTTTTGCAGCGTGTAACTGAAGCAGTAGAGATTGAGAATTTAGATGAAGATTTGCGATTTATCAACTGGCGTCCCTTTTTTATTGAAAATGGCGTGCATTCGCTCTTAGTTTGTAACTGCGCTCAAGGTAGTTCTCCCATAGCCCTTGTAGTCATTGCTCATGAAACCCATCGCTGTTGGACAACTTTAGAAAAGGAACTGCTATGGGTTGTTAGCCAACAAGTTGGTGTAATTGTCCGTCAGTGGCAACTGCAAGAAAATAATGAACAGCAAAAAGCTATTTTACAAAGCTTTCAACAATGTTTGCGTATCCTGTCACAAACCCAGAGTAAAACAACAGACACAGAAGAAAATCATCTCGAACGCACCGCACTACAACAAATCGCAGCTGTTCTCAGTTGTCCCTTGGCATTAATGCTCTCTTGGTCGCCTGGCCAACATCAAGCAGAAATTATTCCTGGGGTAATTACCAATAAGGGATTTGAAATTGTTGCTAATGCATCAATTTCTGTGGAGACAGAAGTTATTATCCAATGGGCACTTGCTCAAGAAGGTTATCTCAGTCTCAGAGTTGATGATTTACCTCCAGAAACTAGAAATTGGTTGAACGGTGC
The genomic region above belongs to Calothrix sp. NIES-2098 and contains:
- a CDS encoding dihydroorotate oxidase, which encodes MDIYQLAISPLLFNLLKTDPEWLHHKTINTLGWLSQKSDRLPARWVNHLLQQSLCLYDPRLEQNLFGINFPNPVGLAAGFDKDGIAAQIWSSLGFGFAELGTVTYIPQPGNPRPRLFRLPLDKAALNRMGFNNSGAAAMAARLAQGKQELNQRIPIGINLGKSKVTPLETSANDYLNSFRLLKDLGDYFVVNVSSPNTPGLRSLQDAAMLGSILDLLQQDNKTQKPIFVKIAPDLEWEAIADIVALANTYQLAGLIATNTTIRRDLLKTQVIAQTGKTVQEEAGGISGAPLRDRSTEVIRFIWQQTQGQLPIIGVGGIFTPEDAWEKITAGASLIQVYTGWIYQGPMMVRRILTGLLSKLEESGLNSINAAVGLEAKAKN
- a CDS encoding putative GAF sensor protein, translated to MLTNNQMGPPEKPIAAEKQIISLGRVLQKLREEDNVEVLIETTIAYIKEQFDYQLIWIALYDRLNHTLSGKGGMTPNQDSNFLQQRLVLSPGDLLEQVVIEQRPLGVADLRDEHRTEKLQEVAKKFQIQGTIVLPIRYRDRCLGLVLLGSQSWGYLLAGDAKARLLVVLAELGAILYQHEIDLQQKQTKRIEEPLLRLLENLRSLSSLDKKLEAVVEATHQFVAPSRTNIYWFEREGRYFWCRMNNQLLNLGRNTGPQQPAVGISVQDLSEFYYALVVNQIVWIGESRSSLNSHVTGKLLQRLRVRSLLAAPIICQKELLGFLAVEGNQPRIWTDADKNFIQGAAGLISLVAPTESMESTIKQIQADAQLTSQVAQAIYSEHNLQEVLRICAQRVLERLATTRFLLLRYDPDQNHYQILHQSQIQNRRSLSFTLNALKDLDRQLLQRVTEAVEIENLDEDLRFINWRPFFIENGVHSLLVCNCAQGSSPIALVVIAHETHRCWTTLEKELLWVVSQQVGVIVRQWQLQENNEQQKAILQSFQQCLRILSQTQSKTTDTEENHLERTALQQIAAVLSCPLALMLSWSPGQHQAEIIPGVITNKGFEIVANASISVETEVIIQWALAQEGYLSLRVDDLPPETRNWLNGADIGQILVMVLRTSHIYQPTSVVLFADHRERYWSENSLSAAETLVCQLAWLHRQKQITQLLEFTTEDLRQLNWYKHRRLEEIHRVTTPLLSQISDLGVPAQEIKETRPQPLLRQLEYTTASIAELLKNEQWQLHLKWEIIPVASLLKRTIEKVDSLLKQHKLWVGVHGLGQSVVAQDSPKNSPDLKVTQSTGNQSSMAIAGDIKKIELVLHELLVTACQRSQPGGRIDIWCRRLDEGMLDISITDSGPIEPLLLAALNQDQPKDVLAVSSLDRPPGLHLLICKNLMRQMKGELHFYQLPDNRVVSRLLLQLATHS